Proteins from one Bacteriovorax sp. BAL6_X genomic window:
- a CDS encoding serine protease has product MRIILSLCFLTIFLSCHNQDTELLIKSNKMIYGEDNRREVSKNIVSEATAAIIHKDNLGRFESIQERSNLCPNEKFAKQNSIGECSSFLISENKMMTAGHCVFLNDGDQYNFCENFVFVFDYTNKSSNFKKVYECEKVTHVLFDVEEDADVAIIALKESVSHSMPLKLSTDFKEEEKLITVGSPLGAPLKIVDRGKVEYDNGPTLEYNLDVFGGNSGSAIYSLDQNAVIGVHTFGSGWSLVMDKANNCMRYNRCKQDSQDPLCMSKGGFAGGMPIREVPAYFLNDLN; this is encoded by the coding sequence ATGAGAATTATCTTAAGCCTATGCTTTTTAACTATATTCTTATCCTGTCACAATCAGGATACTGAGCTTCTAATTAAATCAAATAAGATGATTTATGGTGAAGATAATCGCCGTGAAGTAAGTAAGAATATTGTCTCTGAAGCGACTGCTGCGATAATACATAAAGATAACTTGGGACGCTTTGAGAGCATTCAAGAGCGCTCAAACTTATGCCCAAACGAAAAATTCGCCAAGCAAAATTCAATTGGCGAGTGCAGCTCCTTTCTAATTTCTGAAAACAAGATGATGACCGCGGGCCACTGTGTATTCCTAAATGATGGTGATCAGTATAATTTCTGTGAAAATTTTGTCTTTGTTTTCGACTACACAAACAAGAGTTCAAACTTTAAAAAGGTTTATGAGTGTGAAAAAGTGACTCATGTGCTCTTTGATGTTGAGGAAGACGCGGATGTTGCTATCATCGCATTAAAAGAATCAGTCTCACACTCAATGCCTTTAAAACTGTCGACAGATTTCAAAGAAGAAGAAAAGTTGATTACCGTAGGAAGCCCACTTGGAGCACCGTTAAAGATAGTCGACCGAGGTAAGGTTGAATATGATAATGGGCCAACTTTAGAGTATAACCTCGATGTCTTTGGTGGAAACTCTGGCTCGGCCATTTATAGTCTTGATCAAAATGCAGTTATAGGAGTCCATACATTTGGATCAGGCTGGTCACTAGTTATGGATAAGGCCAACAATTGTATGCGCTATAATCGCTGCAAACAAGACTCACAAGACCCTCTATGTATGAGTAAGGGAGGCTTTGCTGGTGGAATGCCAATTCGAGAAGTCCCTGCATATTTTCTAAATGATCTAAATTAA
- a CDS encoding sodium:alanine symporter family protein: MDISVFLAQTVDILWGLPLVMLLVGGGLYLVAISRFKMLAGFMHALKLIAGKYHHAHDDESKGQISHFKALTNALASTVGMGNVAGVAVAISQGGPGAIFWMWVGALIGMNTKFFECTLAVMYRKNDHHGEIQGGPMYTIMQALPKYMHFLAYFFALAGLIGTLGIFNTNQMATFIESNYSIPTYITGIVAALLIIYILMGGVRRIGGATSKIVPAMCLLYVGCAIAIIIMNLSSVVDVFYLIFNEAINGRAAVGGASGLAVIHIFKTGIKRATYSNEAGVGTAPLAHGNAKTSEPVAEGLVAMVGPFIDTILVCTMTSIVILSSLTPEELQGSNGVLITQMAFVKNFGVMGSHLLGLSIILFALSTIIGCSNYCEKCWDFLFGGLPLLGAKLTFAIFYASTVLLGAISAPEDMVNAMDIGFALMAIPNMIATIWLAPKVKHKMDDYFAKYIRP, encoded by the coding sequence ATGGATATTTCTGTATTTCTTGCGCAAACTGTAGATATCCTTTGGGGGCTACCATTAGTGATGTTACTTGTTGGAGGTGGTTTATATCTTGTGGCCATCTCTCGCTTTAAAATGCTTGCAGGCTTCATGCATGCGCTAAAGCTTATTGCAGGAAAGTATCACCACGCTCATGATGATGAGAGTAAAGGACAAATTTCACACTTTAAGGCCCTAACAAATGCCCTTGCCTCAACTGTTGGGATGGGAAATGTTGCAGGAGTTGCGGTGGCGATTTCACAAGGTGGCCCTGGTGCAATATTTTGGATGTGGGTCGGTGCTCTTATTGGAATGAATACCAAATTCTTCGAGTGTACGCTGGCCGTTATGTATCGAAAAAATGATCACCACGGAGAAATTCAAGGTGGACCGATGTATACTATCATGCAGGCGCTACCAAAGTATATGCACTTCCTTGCTTACTTCTTTGCGCTGGCAGGTCTCATTGGTACTCTAGGAATTTTTAACACGAATCAAATGGCAACCTTTATTGAATCGAATTACAGTATCCCAACTTATATAACGGGAATAGTAGCCGCCTTATTAATAATTTACATCCTTATGGGTGGTGTACGAAGAATTGGTGGGGCGACATCTAAAATTGTTCCGGCCATGTGCTTACTTTATGTTGGTTGTGCTATTGCTATCATTATCATGAATCTATCAAGTGTTGTGGATGTGTTCTATCTCATCTTTAATGAGGCCATCAATGGACGTGCGGCCGTAGGTGGAGCATCTGGCCTGGCCGTTATCCACATTTTTAAAACAGGTATTAAAAGAGCAACATATTCAAATGAGGCCGGTGTTGGCACAGCACCATTGGCCCACGGAAATGCCAAAACGAGTGAGCCTGTGGCCGAAGGCCTTGTTGCAATGGTTGGCCCATTCATTGATACTATTCTCGTTTGTACGATGACTTCAATTGTTATCCTAAGCTCGCTTACTCCTGAGGAGCTACAAGGCTCAAATGGCGTTCTTATAACTCAAATGGCCTTTGTGAAAAATTTTGGAGTTATGGGCTCACACCTATTAGGACTATCAATTATTCTATTTGCATTATCGACTATTATCGGATGTTCAAATTATTGTGAGAAATGTTGGGACTTTCTCTTTGGAGGATTACCACTCCTAGGCGCGAAATTAACCTTCGCTATCTTTTATGCCTCAACAGTTCTTTTAGGAGCAATATCTGCACCGGAAGACATGGTAAATGCTATGGATATTGGCTTTGCCCTGATGGCCATTCCAAATATGATTGCCACAATTTGGCTAGCGCCAAAGGTTAAGCATAAGATGGATGATTACTTTGCTAAGTATATACGTCCATAG